One segment of Clostridium ljungdahlii DSM 13528 DNA contains the following:
- a CDS encoding helix-turn-helix domain-containing protein has translation MSIIGTKLRKIRKATGLSLKQLSTKINGKISISFLSDIENGRSNPSFENLKLIAAALETPVSYFIEDSKDSIFSSTIDDADFIHIINLLQDFKDWNIEDKKELLFYLKAKKVIRDSNHQ, from the coding sequence ATGAGTATAATAGGAACTAAATTAAGAAAGATTAGAAAAGCAACTGGACTTTCACTAAAACAATTATCTACTAAAATTAATGGTAAAATATCTATATCCTTTTTAAGTGATATTGAAAATGGCAGAAGTAATCCTTCCTTTGAAAATCTAAAGCTTATTGCTGCTGCCCTTGAAACCCCAGTTTCTTATTTCATAGAAGATTCAAAGGATAGTATATTCTCTAGCACCATTGATGATGCAGATTTTATTCACATAATTAATCTGCTCCAGGACTTTAAAGATTGGAATATAGAAGATAAAAAAGAACTTCTATTCTATTTAAAGGCTAAGAAAGTTATCAGAGATAGCAACCATCAGTGA
- a CDS encoding alpha/beta fold hydrolase, with product MKGKELKTRRGIVYYWISRNKNPHTKCIVFTHGVTADHSMFEKQVEYFKQEYTVITWDVPLHGLSRPYSNFTYENCAHDLMRILDQEKVDKVILVGMSMGGYPSQEFAFRYAEKVEGFIALDTTPFGISYYSGLDIWWLKHIALLAKCFSKNALRKSMAKSVSRTKYSYDKMIEMLAPFTKSQIIEQMDIAYGTFTKENKDVSFSFPVLILLGEFDKTGKVNQYCQAWSKKEGYPLHIINNAAHFSNGDNPEQVNSEIQEFISKLGNYNV from the coding sequence GTGAAGGGTAAGGAGTTAAAGACAAGAAGAGGCATCGTTTATTATTGGATTAGTCGTAACAAAAATCCGCACACAAAATGTATCGTTTTTACGCATGGAGTAACCGCCGATCACTCTATGTTTGAAAAACAAGTTGAATACTTTAAACAAGAATATACAGTAATTACATGGGATGTTCCTCTCCATGGTCTTTCACGCCCATATTCAAATTTTACATATGAAAATTGTGCACATGATCTAATGAGAATATTGGATCAGGAAAAAGTTGATAAGGTAATATTGGTCGGGATGTCTATGGGTGGTTATCCCAGTCAGGAGTTCGCGTTTCGTTATGCTGAAAAAGTAGAAGGTTTTATAGCACTTGATACCACACCTTTTGGTATTAGCTATTACTCAGGATTAGATATTTGGTGGTTAAAACATATTGCTTTACTAGCAAAATGTTTTTCAAAAAATGCTTTGCGAAAAAGCATGGCAAAATCCGTTTCCAGAACGAAGTATTCATATGACAAGATGATAGAAATGCTTGCACCATTTACAAAATCACAAATCATTGAACAAATGGATATTGCTTATGGTACCTTTACAAAGGAAAATAAAGATGTTAGTTTTTCTTTTCCAGTACTGATTTTGCTTGGCGAATTCGATAAAACTGGAAAGGTAAATCAATATTGTCAAGCATGGTCAAAGAAAGAGGGATATCCGCTCCATATAATAAATAATGCAGCACATTTTTCAAACGGAGACAATCCAGAACAGGTAAATTCTGAGATACAGGAATTTATAAGTAAATTAGGCAATTACAACGTATAG
- a CDS encoding GNAT family N-acetyltransferase has product MCTDFVNLTTENLSNEHLCCIIRSKKPHQGIDKKRRWLSDRLNEGHVFRKLNEKATVFIEYAPVETAWVPITGDNYYYIYCLWVSGCYKGKGYGKSLMEYCLADARENGKSGICMLGAKKQKHWLSDQSFAKKFGFEVVDTTDNGYELLALSFDGTTPKFTQNSKKQEIECRDLTIYYDMQCPYIYQNIEKIKQYCEMNDVPASLIQVDILQKAKELPCVFNNYAVFYKGKFETVNLLDIGSLKRILKK; this is encoded by the coding sequence ATGTGTACTGATTTTGTTAACTTAACAACAGAAAATCTTTCTAATGAACATTTATGCTGTATTATACGCAGTAAAAAACCCCACCAAGGTATTGACAAAAAAAGGCGATGGCTTTCTGATAGACTAAATGAAGGTCACGTTTTTAGAAAGTTAAATGAAAAGGCAACAGTTTTTATTGAATATGCCCCTGTTGAAACAGCTTGGGTCCCTATAACTGGTGATAACTATTACTATATATATTGTCTATGGGTTTCTGGTTGTTATAAAGGAAAAGGGTATGGTAAATCACTAATGGAGTATTGCTTGGCAGATGCAAGAGAAAATGGTAAATCAGGCATTTGCATGCTCGGAGCAAAGAAACAAAAACATTGGCTTTCTGATCAATCATTTGCAAAGAAGTTTGGTTTTGAGGTTGTTGATACTACCGACAATGGATATGAACTGCTTGCACTTTCTTTTGATGGAACAACACCAAAGTTCACACAAAATTCTAAAAAACAAGAAATTGAATGTAGAGATTTAACAATTTATTATGATATGCAATGCCCTTATATCTATCAAAATATTGAGAAGATAAAACAGTATTGTGAAATGAATGATGTTCCTGCATCTTTAATTCAAGTGGATATACTACAAAAAGCAAAGGAATTGCCTTGTGTTTTTAATAACTATGCTGTGTTTTATAAAGGGAAATTTGAAACAGTGAATCTATTAGATATCGGAAGTTTAAAGAGAATACTCAAGAAATGA
- a CDS encoding cell wall-binding repeat-containing protein gives MNKKSAKSVFKAALMTVVLTTALSVGSVKAAQGQPTRVSGDNRYATVAKVATTNWTTSDNVVLVSGEGYADALVASAAAEKYLAPLVLIDKDD, from the coding sequence ATGAACAAGAAAAGTGCAAAATCAGTTTTTAAAGCTGCACTTATGACCGTGGTTTTAACGACAGCTTTATCAGTTGGATCTGTTAAAGCAGCACAAGGACAACCAACAAGAGTAAGTGGTGATAACAGATATGCAACAGTAGCAAAGGTTGCAACAACAAACTGGACAACTTCAGACAATGTAGTACTAGTATCAGGTGAAGGATATGCAGATGCATTAGTAGCTTCTGCAGCAGCAGAAAAATATTTAGCACCATTAGTATTAATTGATAAAGACGATTAA
- a CDS encoding M28 family peptidase gives MINQTINKGIIVICAHYDCERNSVGANDNASGVSVVMETARLLKNVSSEYELRFVFFWR, from the coding sequence ATAATAAATCAAACTATAAATAAAGGAATTATTGTTATTTGTGCACATTATGATTGTGAGAGGAACTCCGTAGGAGCAAACGACAATGCTTCTGGGGTTTCAGTAGTTATGGAGACAGCTAGATTATTAAAAAATGTATCAAGTGAGTATGAATTAAGATTTGTTTTTTTTTGGAGGTGA
- a CDS encoding histidine phosphatase family protein → MNSSLLNLLRSGGYILYAKHGEATVGEDQPNLNFYYCNTQRNLSEAGRRQAIYYGQLFRILGIPVSYPVLTSPFCRAIETGRLAFGRDNIQIDPFLFQIYRLSGNLLTAEQKRILDYFQLQLEVIPPQGSNKVIISHSFPQGIGLGQITDMGTVIIKPLGRGKGYEIITKLSLKDLANLPR, encoded by the coding sequence TTGAATAGTTCATTATTAAATTTACTTAGGAGTGGAGGATATATATTATATGCTAAGCATGGGGAAGCGACAGTTGGAGAGGACCAGCCTAATTTGAATTTTTATTACTGTAATACCCAAAGAAATCTTTCCGAAGCCGGAAGAAGACAAGCGATTTATTATGGACAACTATTTCGCATTCTGGGTATTCCTGTTAGTTACCCTGTTCTGACTAGCCCCTTTTGCAGAGCCATAGAAACGGGTCGGTTAGCTTTTGGAAGAGACAATATACAAATTGATCCATTTCTTTTTCAAATCTATAGGTTAAGTGGAAATTTGCTCACTGCAGAACAGAAAAGAATATTAGATTATTTTCAATTACAATTAGAAGTCATCCCTCCTCAAGGAAGCAATAAGGTTATTATTTCCCACAGTTTTCCACAGGGAATCGGTTTGGGTCAAATTACAGATATGGGAACAGTAATTATAAAGCCATTGGGACGAGGTAAAGGGTATGAAATCATCACCAAGCTGTCTCTGAAAGATTTGGCTAATTTACCCAGGTGA
- a CDS encoding DUF3788 domain-containing protein: protein MYTSTVERFMDKNVIPTSLEIGDFLGKEAYNRLSKLETFLHDSYDLIRELKFPFGNNYGWGYKYSHKNKLLCYVFFERGSFTVTITIGKNELKKLYKELDKMIPKTKKLWENRYPCGDGGWIHYRVENDNELMDVQKLVCIKKKPKQR, encoded by the coding sequence ATGTATACGAGTACAGTTGAAAGGTTTATGGATAAGAATGTAATTCCTACGTCTTTAGAAATAGGTGATTTTCTAGGGAAAGAAGCTTATAACAGGCTATCAAAACTTGAAACATTTTTACATGATAGTTATGATTTAATTCGTGAATTAAAATTTCCATTTGGCAACAACTATGGGTGGGGGTATAAATATAGCCATAAAAATAAATTATTGTGTTATGTATTTTTTGAAAGAGGTTCATTTACAGTCACAATAACAATAGGAAAAAATGAATTAAAAAAGCTGTATAAAGAGTTGGATAAAATGATTCCTAAAACAAAAAAACTATGGGAAAATCGTTATCCATGTGGTGATGGTGGTTGGATACATTACAGGGTAGAAAATGATAATGAACTGATGGATGTCCAGAAACTCGTGTGCATTAAGAAAAAGCCTAAGCAAAGGTAA
- a CDS encoding helix-turn-helix domain-containing protein, whose amino-acid sequence MRISEVIRNCRKKENLTQEQVANYLNISAPAVNKWENGISYPDITLLSPLARVLKIDVNTLLAFNEKLTETEVNKFGKEVSEIASREGFKKAFERGSDLIKQYSISDELILRISSILRLFLATHTLEEKDKYEEKIIAWIELAAASSNEKTASMAKISLSAIYREKKDYEKAQEILDKVPDMDLDTEKKIQQVLLLESSGKFDEAYNVCEYILFRDAHEALVALSFIIKMLLKENKFTEAEEYTERAKSVVEVFDLGLYQKDELDLYLAVEKQDKEKTIETIINMVNEADSMDNMKSKLYKHRKWKSSNSWNKDKYERLAKMRIKKDKKLDFVKDDPRIKFLLE is encoded by the coding sequence ATGAGAATAAGTGAAGTTATTAGAAATTGTAGAAAAAAAGAAAATCTTACTCAAGAACAAGTTGCTAATTATTTAAATATTAGTGCACCGGCAGTGAACAAGTGGGAAAATGGAATATCATATCCAGATATAACGTTGCTATCACCTCTCGCACGTGTTCTGAAAATTGATGTTAATACTCTATTAGCATTTAATGAAAAATTAACAGAGACAGAGGTTAATAAATTTGGGAAAGAAGTTAGTGAAATAGCATCAAGAGAGGGTTTTAAAAAGGCTTTTGAAAGAGGCAGTGATTTAATCAAACAGTATTCAATCAGTGATGAATTAATACTCAGAATATCATCAATATTAAGGTTATTTTTAGCTACACACACATTGGAAGAAAAGGATAAATATGAGGAGAAAATTATTGCTTGGATTGAACTTGCAGCAGCAAGTAGCAATGAAAAGACAGCTTCTATGGCAAAGATATCACTATCTGCAATATATAGAGAGAAAAAAGATTATGAAAAAGCTCAAGAAATATTAGATAAAGTTCCAGATATGGATCTAGACACGGAGAAAAAAATTCAACAGGTACTACTACTTGAAAGCAGTGGAAAATTTGATGAGGCTTACAACGTTTGTGAATACATATTATTTAGAGATGCACATGAAGCATTGGTAGCTTTATCTTTTATAATAAAGATGCTATTAAAAGAAAATAAATTTACTGAGGCAGAAGAATACACAGAGCGTGCAAAAAGTGTAGTTGAGGTGTTTGATTTAGGATTGTATCAGAAAGATGAATTAGATTTATATTTAGCAGTGGAAAAACAAGATAAAGAAAAAACTATAGAGACGATTATAAATATGGTAAACGAAGCAGACAGTATGGATAATATGAAGTCAAAGCTATATAAGCATAGAAAATGGAAGTCATCCAATAGTTGGAACAAAGATAAATATGAAAGGTTAGCAAAAATGAGAATTAAAAAAGACAAAAAACTTGATTTTGTAAAAGATGATCCTAGAATAAAATTTCTGCTGGAATAA
- a CDS encoding DUF4179 domain-containing protein, whose protein sequence is MKDIYEILNDIDIDEKEFEEACVSKEDKARIKLNLRKTITKKKLSGKKKAIIAATLTFIICSSIISVNPALANGIPVIGDLLNKNLISVNKHYKDYIDVIGKTKSDQGIDVTFESAVADDNELFLNFIVKNNNKEIKDDYVDALMIPTSLKVNGERLDIGSGASWEFIDNNTVRVLQKIHWSQYEKKDKMNIDMDVSELYGKKGNWGVSFFVDKSKLVKNTVKCSVNKKIGINGIQGKVDTVIVSPLTVVIKGTGDINKYVEKKQYVDFIAFDDKGCGLLWNGSGNDNSANLSRWSTRFINTGNSNSITVIPVYIATNQEQKKLPSVKLDVSTAAKPLVLSINADISLKIKDYFIEGDYLVIKEAMQYNGKESLRNVINIPTYLAVDGNEIKEATDDIAKNLYNKYRNDTQPICIYKIGKSRNIKIGTYDGSNLTIMKDKSITVKTK, encoded by the coding sequence ATGAAGGACATTTATGAAATTCTAAATGATATTGATATAGATGAAAAAGAATTTGAAGAAGCTTGTGTAAGTAAGGAAGATAAAGCTAGAATTAAACTTAATTTAAGAAAGACTATAACTAAGAAAAAATTAAGCGGTAAAAAGAAGGCAATAATTGCAGCTACTTTAACTTTTATTATTTGTTCTTCCATAATATCAGTTAATCCAGCATTAGCAAATGGAATACCAGTGATTGGGGATTTATTAAACAAGAACTTAATTAGTGTAAACAAACATTACAAAGATTACATTGATGTTATTGGCAAAACAAAATCTGATCAAGGTATAGATGTAACCTTTGAAAGTGCAGTAGCAGATGATAATGAGCTTTTCTTAAACTTTATTGTGAAAAATAACAATAAGGAAATTAAAGATGACTATGTAGATGCTCTTATGATACCTACATCATTGAAGGTAAATGGCGAAAGATTAGATATAGGCAGTGGAGCCTCATGGGAGTTTATTGATAATAATACTGTTAGAGTACTTCAGAAAATTCACTGGTCCCAATATGAGAAAAAGGATAAGATGAATATAGATATGGATGTAAGTGAACTTTATGGCAAGAAAGGAAACTGGGGAGTCAGCTTCTTTGTTGATAAAAGCAAGTTAGTAAAAAATACAGTTAAATGTAGTGTTAATAAAAAAATTGGGATTAATGGTATACAAGGCAAAGTAGATACTGTTATAGTCTCACCTTTAACAGTAGTCATAAAGGGTACGGGAGATATTAATAAATATGTTGAGAAAAAACAATATGTGGATTTTATAGCATTTGATGATAAAGGGTGTGGCTTGTTATGGAATGGAAGCGGAAATGATAATTCAGCAAATTTAAGTAGATGGTCAACAAGGTTTATTAATACAGGAAACTCAAATAGCATAACAGTCATACCAGTATATATCGCGACTAATCAAGAACAAAAAAAGCTTCCTTCTGTAAAATTAGATGTTAGTACAGCAGCTAAACCACTAGTATTATCTATAAATGCGGATATAAGTCTTAAGATAAAGGATTACTTTATTGAAGGTGATTATTTAGTTATAAAGGAAGCTATGCAATACAATGGTAAAGAGAGTCTAAGAAATGTAATTAATATACCAACATATTTGGCTGTTGATGGTAACGAAATAAAGGAAGCTACTGATGATATTGCTAAGAATCTATATAACAAATATAGGAATGACACTCAGCCAATATGTATATATAAAATTGGAAAATCTAGAAATATTAAAATAGGAACATATGACGGTTCCAATTTAACAATTATGAAGGATAAGAGTATTACAGTTAAAACAAAATAA
- a CDS encoding sigma-70 family RNA polymerase sigma factor: protein MKINETNYIQKLKKGDEKALDYIVDQHLPLVKGTVRKILMQFNDSGLIEECINDVFLSVWNNADKFKGKVEDFKKWIFTISKFKAIDYYRTKIKGAEVVLDTIEILGETSAEDDLVILENKNEIMRLIDDLEPVDRKIFVLKFILGYKSTEIAEKLNITKAAVNNRIYREKQKLRKKLIKSNLEVV, encoded by the coding sequence ATGAAAATAAATGAAACAAACTATATTCAAAAACTAAAAAAAGGTGATGAGAAAGCCTTAGATTATATTGTAGACCAACATCTTCCATTGGTTAAAGGCACAGTACGCAAGATTTTGATGCAATTCAATGATTCAGGACTTATAGAAGAATGTATTAATGATGTTTTTCTTTCTGTGTGGAACAATGCTGACAAATTTAAAGGAAAAGTAGAAGATTTTAAGAAATGGATTTTTACCATATCAAAGTTTAAAGCTATTGATTATTATAGGACAAAGATTAAGGGTGCAGAGGTTGTTTTAGACACCATTGAGATTTTAGGTGAGACTTCTGCTGAAGATGATCTGGTTATTTTAGAAAATAAAAATGAAATAATGAGATTAATAGATGATTTGGAGCCAGTGGATAGAAAAATTTTTGTTCTAAAATTTATTTTAGGGTACAAGTCCACAGAGATAGCTGAAAAATTGAATATAACCAAAGCAGCTGTAAACAATCGAATATACAGAGAAAAGCAAAAACTTAGAAAGAAATTGATAAAATCAAATTTGGAGGTAGTTTAG
- a CDS encoding aspartyl-phosphate phosphatase Spo0E family protein, translated as MKETLEKVRNKLYTMLDSGEFTDEEILSVSQELDKLIVSYYKLASLNLPEKHPKL; from the coding sequence ATGAAAGAAACATTAGAAAAAGTAAGAAACAAATTATATACTATGTTAGATTCTGGTGAATTTACTGATGAAGAAATATTATCTGTAAGTCAAGAACTGGACAAGCTTATCGTATCTTATTATAAACTTGCCTCATTAAACCTTCCTGAAAAACATCCGAAACTTTAG
- a CDS encoding cyclic lactone autoinducer peptide, with translation MKVVGDLSLFLSKISMSPTCQAGCYQPKCPDELLK, from the coding sequence ATGAAAGTGGTAGGTGACTTGTCTTTGTTTTTATCAAAGATATCTATGAGTCCCACATGTCAAGCTGGTTGTTACCAACCAAAATGTCCTGACGAACTCTTAAAGTAA
- a CDS encoding sensor histidine kinase: protein MYTIISQIIPYSIEALLLLVIFQALYNQKSFVLQNKFKTVLFIILSIFTTYFSRFHISLAYHTPFLVVFDILLLTYITKIKIFDSTIIVCLFFTILFITEFIVQVILMLIFNINLNQSISINKYFLITSIVSKTLQILIVALTFKFNSYFTKLKLFEKEGVVFANLIIELGVFSTFVFCVNYSIFNIENIQIYNFIIFIIYFIFLISKFRSLKERQLAVNISMNYKIQQHHIKQMEEIISIIRQEKHDFANHINVIQGLCLLNKPNTVEKINDYVLKISDTIQSSFKYLDTGNDYIDGLLSIKNNYAIKNNIEFDVMIDEPFDLIKIRQDELISIISNLVDNAFEAFQSKAYTDYKEIAVSTFREHEYFCIEVADNGDVIPENMRKKIFDKGFSTKTSKKSDHGFGLYIIKQLVEKNNGNIYVESSAENTKFLIKFKIEG, encoded by the coding sequence ATGTATACTATAATATCACAAATAATACCATATTCTATAGAAGCACTTCTTCTTTTAGTAATTTTTCAAGCATTATATAATCAAAAAAGTTTTGTACTACAAAATAAATTTAAAACGGTATTATTCATTATATTAAGTATTTTTACAACTTATTTTTCTAGATTTCATATATCCTTAGCTTATCACACACCTTTCCTCGTAGTATTTGATATTTTATTACTTACTTATATTACAAAAATAAAAATTTTTGATTCTACAATTATAGTTTGTTTATTTTTTACAATACTTTTCATTACTGAATTTATTGTTCAAGTTATTCTAATGCTTATATTCAACATAAATTTGAATCAAAGTATTTCAATTAATAAATATTTTTTGATTACATCAATAGTTTCCAAGACACTTCAAATACTTATTGTAGCATTAACTTTTAAGTTTAACTCATACTTTACTAAACTTAAATTATTTGAAAAAGAAGGAGTTGTCTTTGCTAATTTAATCATTGAACTAGGTGTATTTTCTACATTTGTATTTTGTGTTAACTATAGTATTTTCAATATAGAAAATATACAAATCTATAATTTCATTATTTTCATTATTTATTTTATATTTTTAATATCAAAATTTAGAAGTTTAAAAGAAAGACAATTAGCTGTAAATATAAGTATGAATTATAAAATTCAACAACATCACATTAAACAAATGGAAGAAATAATTAGTATAATAAGGCAGGAAAAACATGACTTTGCCAATCACATAAATGTTATACAGGGGTTATGCCTGTTAAACAAGCCTAATACTGTTGAAAAAATAAACGACTATGTGTTGAAAATTTCAGATACCATACAGTCTTCTTTTAAATACTTGGATACAGGAAATGATTACATAGATGGATTATTGTCCATTAAAAACAACTATGCCATAAAAAATAATATAGAATTTGATGTAATGATTGATGAGCCCTTTGATTTGATAAAAATCAGGCAAGATGAATTAATAAGCATTATAAGTAATTTAGTAGACAACGCTTTTGAAGCATTCCAATCTAAAGCATATACCGATTATAAAGAAATAGCTGTCAGCACCTTTAGAGAACATGAATATTTTTGTATTGAAGTAGCTGATAATGGAGATGTCATTCCAGAAAACATGAGAAAAAAGATTTTTGATAAGGGCTTTTCTACGAAAACCAGCAAAAAAAGTGACCATGGCTTTGGACTATATATTATCAAACAGCTAGTTGAAAAAAATAATGGGAATATATATGTGGAAAGCAGTGCAGAAAACACTAAATTTTTAATAAAATTTAAGATAGAAGGATAA
- a CDS encoding accessory gene regulator B family protein, giving the protein MDELIGSIVKKVSETNPQFSDLELKKMEYGLLCIFDEITKIIPYFIIFWLLSLQKYYIVILIFFCPIRLFSGGYHAKTYWGCFFISFIIFLGMIIIGKYISFNSIILIPLLIISFILVCIFAPVDNVNKRIKSKERRRKLKYISIIITFLLIVSCYFIPHRFLNTAVISILGAVIMMMIGKINNDNIPSN; this is encoded by the coding sequence ATGGATGAACTTATAGGATCTATAGTAAAGAAAGTTTCTGAAACGAACCCACAATTTTCTGATTTGGAACTAAAAAAGATGGAATATGGATTGCTTTGTATTTTTGATGAAATAACAAAAATTATTCCGTATTTTATTATATTCTGGCTACTTTCACTTCAAAAATACTATATAGTTATTCTCATATTTTTCTGTCCCATTAGATTATTTTCAGGTGGATATCATGCAAAAACTTACTGGGGATGTTTCTTTATTAGCTTTATTATATTTTTAGGAATGATTATTATAGGTAAGTATATTTCATTTAATAGTATTATCTTAATACCATTATTAATTATTTCATTTATACTTGTTTGCATTTTTGCTCCAGTAGACAACGTTAATAAAAGAATAAAAAGTAAGGAACGAAGAAGGAAGCTTAAATACATTTCTATAATAATTACTTTTTTATTAATTGTATCATGCTACTTCATACCACATAGATTCTTAAATACTGCTGTAATATCAATTTTAGGTGCAGTAATAATGATGATGATTGGTAAAATAAATAACGACAATATTCCTAGTAATTAG
- a CDS encoding MFS transporter, protein MDKLVKDTMNELNLVKNSKINKKFNDKIWNRNFTLLFQGQAVSILGDNVFNIALEFWVLMKTGSVSLMGTLLAVITLPKVFISPFAGTFIDRHDRKKVLITTDVISGITIFFIGMTAIIDSLQVWMVFISGIITGVCSCFFYPTINSCIPDIIPKSKLLKANSILSSISSVNDMIGYAFGGFLVQIVGAPILFIFNGLSFLFSATLEYFAQIPQIKSSLKNINFIEDMKIGIHLVNKLKGLKYIYITIAFLNLFASMSMTLTLPWFKINNQLGVGLYGIAMAINTFGIFVGYTILSVFEMKKENKFYVFIISGIIISCTMIIYSMTLNFYFIAVMFFIDGLCLAVMGSLLQTSMQNFVPSDMRSKVFAFENALSSALMPIGMIFAGILGTRIQMNKIIFADYAIFLVLFIYLSFLRCVKETINI, encoded by the coding sequence ATGGATAAACTAGTTAAAGATACAATGAATGAACTAAATTTAGTTAAAAATTCCAAAATTAATAAAAAATTCAATGATAAAATATGGAATCGAAATTTTACTTTATTATTTCAAGGGCAAGCAGTATCTATTTTGGGAGATAATGTTTTTAATATTGCACTTGAGTTTTGGGTCCTTATGAAAACAGGTTCTGTATCATTAATGGGTACACTTTTAGCAGTTATCACTTTGCCTAAAGTATTTATTTCTCCATTTGCTGGAACTTTTATTGATAGGCATGATAGAAAAAAGGTGTTGATTACTACTGATGTTATTAGTGGTATAACTATTTTCTTTATTGGAATGACAGCGATAATAGATTCTTTACAAGTATGGATGGTCTTTATATCAGGTATTATTACAGGTGTATGCAGTTGCTTTTTTTATCCAACTATAAATTCTTGTATACCTGATATAATTCCAAAATCTAAATTACTAAAGGCTAATTCTATACTTTCTTCAATCAGTTCAGTAAATGATATGATAGGATATGCTTTTGGTGGTTTCTTAGTCCAAATTGTTGGTGCCCCTATTTTATTTATTTTTAATGGACTTAGTTTTCTATTTTCGGCAACTTTAGAGTACTTTGCTCAAATACCACAAATTAAATCATCCCTGAAAAATATAAATTTTATCGAAGATATGAAAATAGGTATACATCTTGTAAATAAATTAAAAGGTCTTAAGTATATTTATATTACCATTGCTTTTTTGAACTTGTTTGCTTCAATGTCAATGACTCTCACATTACCTTGGTTCAAAATAAATAATCAGCTTGGAGTTGGATTATATGGAATAGCAATGGCAATTAATACTTTTGGAATATTTGTGGGTTATACTATTCTGTCTGTGTTTGAAATGAAAAAAGAAAATAAGTTTTATGTATTTATTATAAGTGGAATTATAATTTCATGTACTATGATTATTTATTCCATGACTTTAAATTTTTATTTTATCGCTGTAATGTTTTTTATTGATGGCCTATGCCTGGCAGTAATGGGTTCCTTATTGCAAACAAGTATGCAAAATTTCGTACCCTCAGATATGAGGTCAAAAGTATTTGCATTTGAAAATGCACTATCTTCTGCTTTAATGCCAATAGGTATGATATTTGCAGGTATATTGGGGACAAGAATACAAATGAATAAAATTATATTTGCAGATTACGCAATATTTCTTGTGCTATTCATATATCTTTCGTTTTTAAGATGTGTTAAGGAAACAATTAATATATAA